A region of Pseudomonas sp. Marseille-Q3773 DNA encodes the following proteins:
- a CDS encoding thermonuclease family protein: protein MRMANPSGFALLQKRAPLVGAFFMAVIWHLPAQAYCPLPDRPQQVAVRQVVDGDTLRLVDGRSVRLIGINTPEIGRSGRSSEPYAEAAKRRLQALIKATDGRVGLVPGIQGKDKYGRTLAHVYASNGDNLEAQLLSEGLGYRVAVAPNVRLSACQQLAEQAARKAGAGLWRRSPVLRAGDVRQSGFAVVAGRIGGVQRNRGGVWLTLDDAVVLQVPARLQRNFPASFFDNLKGRQVEARGWVLDRSRQGGLKPGQRRWVLPLTDPSMLERISG, encoded by the coding sequence ATGCGCATGGCGAACCCCTCGGGTTTCGCATTGCTGCAAAAAAGGGCGCCCCTCGTGGGCGCCTTTTTTATGGCTGTCATCTGGCATCTTCCGGCCCAGGCGTACTGCCCGCTGCCGGACAGGCCCCAGCAGGTGGCGGTGCGCCAGGTAGTGGACGGCGATACCTTGCGTCTGGTCGACGGCCGCAGCGTGCGGCTGATAGGTATCAACACCCCGGAGATCGGTCGCAGCGGGCGAAGCAGCGAGCCCTATGCAGAAGCCGCCAAACGGCGCCTGCAGGCGTTGATCAAGGCCACTGACGGGCGAGTCGGGCTGGTGCCGGGCATCCAGGGCAAGGACAAATACGGTCGAACGCTGGCACATGTCTACGCCAGCAATGGTGACAATCTGGAAGCGCAATTGCTCAGCGAGGGCTTGGGCTATCGTGTGGCAGTTGCACCCAATGTACGCCTCAGTGCTTGCCAACAGCTCGCCGAGCAGGCGGCGCGCAAGGCTGGTGCCGGCCTGTGGCGGCGCTCGCCGGTGCTGCGTGCCGGGGACGTCAGGCAGTCTGGTTTCGCCGTTGTCGCTGGCCGTATCGGGGGCGTGCAGCGTAACCGTGGCGGGGTTTGGCTAACCCTGGACGATGCCGTGGTGCTGCAGGTTCCCGCTCGTCTGCAGCGCAACTTCCCCGCCAGCTTCTTCGATAACCTCAAGGGACGCCAGGTCGAAGCGCGCGGTTGGGTGCTGGACCGTTCCCGCCAGGGCGGCCTCAAGCCGGGGCAGCGACGCTGGGTGTTGCCATTGACCGATCCGAGCATGTTGGAGCGCATTTCAGGCTGA
- a CDS encoding C40 family peptidase, with protein MPPLLKTWLTLCLLLPLAAHATNREQRLPNGFTGYTANASVRHAPVKQTTLRTRPSNAATSSRSVPAIAMSPKQSSDVLSRAVNVLGTPYVWGGSSPKKGFDCSGLVKYAFNDVADVDLPRTSNAMAQGHGVKVAKGDLKPGDLIFFNIKSRRVNHVAIYLGNDRFIHAPRRGKRVSIDTLSKPYWQKHYVVAKRVLPKEQQQLNLAKR; from the coding sequence ATGCCGCCTTTACTCAAGACATGGCTGACCCTCTGCCTATTATTGCCCCTGGCCGCCCACGCCACCAATCGTGAGCAACGTCTTCCCAATGGTTTCACCGGCTACACCGCCAACGCCTCGGTGAGACACGCGCCGGTCAAGCAGACCACGCTGCGTACCCGTCCAAGCAATGCAGCCACCAGCAGCCGCAGCGTGCCGGCCATCGCCATGTCGCCGAAACAGAGCAGCGATGTGCTCAGCCGTGCGGTGAATGTGCTCGGCACCCCTTATGTCTGGGGCGGCAGCAGCCCGAAGAAAGGCTTCGACTGCAGCGGCCTGGTCAAGTACGCCTTCAATGATGTCGCCGACGTCGACCTGCCGCGCACCTCGAACGCCATGGCCCAGGGCCACGGGGTCAAGGTGGCCAAGGGTGACCTCAAGCCTGGTGATCTGATCTTCTTCAATATCAAGAGCCGACGGGTGAACCACGTTGCCATCTACCTGGGCAATGACCGCTTCATCCATGCCCCGCGCCGTGGCAAACGGGTGAGCATCGACACCCTGAGCAAACCTTACTGGCAGAAGCACTATGTAGTGGCCAAACGGGTGCTGCCGAAAGAACAGCAACAGCTGAACCTGGCCAAGCGCTGA
- the argS gene encoding arginine--tRNA ligase, translated as MKDTIRQLIQQALTQLVTDGVLPEGLSPAIQVENARDKTHGDFASNIAMMLAKPAGMKPRDLAEKLIDALPVSADISKVEIAGPGFLNFFQNTAALANRLDAALADAHLGARKTGPAQKVVIDMSAPNLAKEMHVGHLRSTIIGDSVARVLEFLGDEVIRQNHVGDWGTQFGMLLAYLEENPITSDELSDLENFYRAAKKRFDESEEFATRARGLVVKLQAGDPDCMALWTRFKDISLSHCQKTYELLNVKLTMADVMGESAYNADLANVVADLKAKGLLVEDQGAQCVFLEEFKNSEGEPLPVIVQKADGGYLYATTDLAAVRYRSNVLKADRALYFVDQRQALHFNQVFEVARRAGFVGHPMQMEHMGFGTMNGADGRPFKTRDGGTVKLIDLLTEAKERAYALVKEKNPSLADEELRRIGEVVGIGAVKYADLSKHRTSDYSFNFEQMLNFEGNTAPYLLYAYTRVAGVFRKLGKGFDQVEGHIVLQAPHEQDLAARLAQFGEILNNVADKGTPHVLCSYLYDLAGLFSSFYENCPILAAETAEQQQSRLRLAALTGRTLKQGLELLGLETLERM; from the coding sequence ATGAAAGACACCATTCGCCAGCTGATCCAGCAAGCCCTCACCCAACTCGTCACCGACGGTGTGCTGCCTGAAGGGCTGTCGCCGGCGATCCAGGTGGAAAACGCCCGGGACAAGACCCATGGCGACTTCGCCAGCAACATCGCCATGATGCTGGCCAAGCCGGCCGGCATGAAACCACGCGACCTGGCGGAAAAACTGATCGATGCCCTGCCCGTCAGTGCCGACATCAGCAAGGTCGAGATCGCCGGCCCCGGCTTCCTCAACTTCTTCCAGAACACCGCCGCGCTGGCCAACCGCCTGGATGCCGCGCTGGCCGACGCCCACCTGGGGGCACGCAAGACCGGCCCTGCGCAAAAGGTGGTGATCGACATGTCGGCACCCAACCTGGCCAAGGAGATGCACGTCGGCCACCTGCGTTCGACCATCATCGGCGACAGCGTGGCACGCGTGCTGGAATTCCTCGGCGACGAGGTGATCCGCCAGAACCACGTGGGCGACTGGGGCACCCAGTTCGGCATGCTGCTGGCCTACCTGGAAGAAAACCCGATCACCAGCGACGAGCTGTCGGACCTGGAAAACTTCTACCGTGCCGCCAAGAAGCGCTTCGACGAATCCGAAGAGTTCGCCACCCGGGCCCGTGGCCTGGTGGTCAAGCTGCAGGCTGGCGACCCGGATTGCATGGCGTTGTGGACACGCTTCAAGGACATCTCGCTGTCGCACTGCCAGAAGACCTACGAGCTGCTCAACGTCAAGCTGACCATGGCCGACGTGATGGGCGAGAGCGCCTACAACGCCGACCTGGCCAACGTGGTAGCCGACCTCAAGGCCAAGGGCCTGCTGGTCGAAGACCAGGGCGCCCAGTGCGTATTCCTCGAGGAATTCAAGAACAGCGAAGGCGAGCCACTGCCGGTGATCGTGCAGAAGGCCGACGGCGGCTACCTGTACGCCACCACCGACCTGGCCGCCGTGCGCTACCGCAGCAACGTGCTCAAGGCCGACCGCGCCCTGTACTTCGTCGACCAGCGCCAGGCCCTGCACTTCAACCAGGTGTTCGAAGTCGCCCGCCGTGCAGGCTTCGTCGGCCACCCGATGCAGATGGAACACATGGGCTTCGGCACCATGAACGGCGCCGACGGCCGCCCGTTCAAGACCCGTGACGGCGGCACCGTGAAGCTGATCGACCTGCTCACCGAGGCCAAGGAGCGCGCCTACGCACTGGTCAAGGAGAAGAACCCGAGCCTGGCCGACGAAGAACTGCGCCGCATCGGTGAGGTAGTGGGCATCGGCGCGGTGAAGTACGCCGACCTGTCCAAGCACCGCACCAGCGACTACAGCTTCAACTTCGAGCAGATGCTCAACTTCGAAGGCAACACCGCGCCTTACCTGCTGTACGCCTACACCCGCGTGGCCGGCGTGTTCCGCAAGCTGGGCAAGGGCTTCGACCAGGTCGAAGGCCACATCGTGCTGCAGGCGCCGCACGAACAGGACCTGGCCGCGCGCCTGGCGCAGTTTGGCGAAATCCTCAATAACGTGGCCGACAAGGGCACGCCGCATGTGCTGTGCAGCTACCTGTACGACCTGGCCGGGTTGTTCTCCAGCTTCTACGAGAACTGCCCGATCCTCGCCGCCGAAACGGCAGAGCAGCAGCAGAGCCGCCTGCGCCTGGCAGCCCTGACTGGCCGCACCCTAAAGCAAGGTCTGGAACTGCTCGGCCTGGAAACCCTGGAGCGCATGTAA
- a CDS encoding penicillin-binding protein 1A, which yields MIRLLKFFWWSSVAVICALVLGVSGAFLYLSPSLPSVDSLRSIQLQIPLRVYSSDGKLIAEFGEMRRSPIRFAEIPPQFIQALLSAEDDNFLNHYGVDPSSLMRAATQLVKTGHIQTGGSTITMQVAKNFFLTSERSFSRKTNEILLALQIERELTKDEILELYVNKIYLGNRAYGIDAAAQVYYGKSIRDVSLAQMAMIAGLPKAPSRFNPLANPVRAKERRDWILGRMYKLGKIDEASYQAALAEPLNASYHVPTPEVNAPYIAEMARAEMVGRYGSEAYTEGFRVTTTVPSDMQEMANKAILNGLSEYDERHGYRGPEARFPGRTQAAWLQELGKQRTLGGLEPAIVTQVEKTGLKVLTRNGQEELVAWDTMKWARPFINSNAQGRSPQSPADVAQVGDLVRVQRLEDGKLKFSQVPGAQSALVTLDPYSGAIRALVGGFSFEQSNYNRAMQAKRQPGSSFKPFIYSAALDSGYTASSLVNDAPIVFVDEYLDKVWRPKNDTNTFLGPIRMREALYKSRNLVSIRLLQAMGVDRTIDYIAKFGFNKQDLPRNLSLALGTATLTPMEIATGWSTFANGGYKVTPYLIERIESRNGETLFTANPARVPQGAEDHAGLAAPEQPISTAAMPGETPASSQVTPAAPQAPAVAEQIIDGRTTYILTSMLQDVIKRGTGRRALALGRTDLAGKTGTTNESKDAWFSGYNADYVTTVWVGFDQPETLGRREYGGTAALPIWMSFMGAALKDKPEHPPAEPEGILSLRVDPVSGRAASPSTPNAYFELFKAEDSPPSVDELGTGAAPGSPLPADEAAPMDLF from the coding sequence TTGATACGCCTGCTGAAGTTCTTCTGGTGGTCTTCCGTCGCAGTCATCTGCGCGCTCGTACTCGGTGTGAGCGGTGCGTTTCTGTATCTTAGCCCCAGCCTGCCCTCGGTCGATTCGCTTAGAAGCATCCAGTTGCAGATCCCCCTGAGGGTGTACAGCAGCGACGGCAAGCTGATTGCCGAGTTCGGCGAAATGCGCCGCTCGCCGATCCGCTTTGCAGAAATCCCACCACAATTCATCCAGGCGCTTCTGTCAGCCGAGGACGACAATTTCCTCAATCACTACGGTGTCGACCCCAGCAGCCTGATGCGCGCCGCGACCCAGCTGGTGAAAACCGGGCACATCCAGACCGGCGGCAGCACCATCACCATGCAGGTGGCGAAGAACTTCTTCCTCACCAGCGAACGCAGTTTCTCGCGCAAGACCAACGAAATCCTGCTGGCCTTGCAGATCGAACGTGAGCTGACCAAGGACGAGATCCTCGAGCTCTACGTGAACAAGATTTACCTGGGCAACCGCGCCTACGGTATCGATGCCGCGGCGCAGGTGTACTACGGCAAGTCGATTCGCGATGTGAGCCTGGCGCAGATGGCGATGATCGCCGGGCTGCCCAAGGCCCCGTCGCGCTTCAACCCGCTGGCCAACCCGGTGCGTGCCAAGGAGCGCCGCGACTGGATCCTCGGCCGCATGTACAAGCTGGGCAAGATCGACGAAGCCAGCTACCAGGCAGCCCTGGCCGAGCCGTTGAATGCCAGCTATCACGTGCCCACACCGGAAGTGAACGCACCCTATATCGCGGAAATGGCCCGCGCCGAAATGGTCGGCCGTTATGGCAGCGAGGCCTACACCGAGGGCTTCCGCGTCACCACCACGGTGCCCAGTGACATGCAGGAAATGGCTAACAAGGCCATCCTCAACGGCCTCTCCGAGTATGACGAGCGCCACGGCTACCGCGGGCCGGAAGCACGCTTCCCGGGCCGCACCCAGGCGGCCTGGCTGCAGGAACTGGGCAAGCAGCGCACGCTGGGGGGGCTGGAGCCGGCCATCGTCACCCAGGTCGAGAAGACTGGCCTCAAGGTGCTGACCCGTAACGGCCAGGAAGAACTGGTGGCCTGGGACACCATGAAGTGGGCCCGGCCGTTCATCAACAGCAACGCCCAGGGCCGCTCACCGCAGTCACCGGCAGATGTAGCCCAGGTCGGCGACCTGGTACGTGTCCAGCGCCTGGAGGATGGCAAGCTCAAATTCAGCCAGGTACCTGGCGCCCAGAGTGCGCTGGTCACCCTCGACCCTTACAGCGGTGCCATCCGCGCGCTGGTTGGCGGCTTCTCGTTCGAGCAGAGCAACTACAACCGCGCCATGCAGGCCAAGCGCCAGCCGGGCTCCAGCTTCAAGCCGTTCATCTACAGTGCCGCCCTGGATAGCGGTTATACCGCCTCCAGCCTGGTCAACGATGCGCCGATCGTGTTCGTCGACGAGTACCTGGACAAGGTCTGGCGACCGAAGAACGACACCAACACCTTCCTTGGCCCTATCCGCATGCGCGAGGCCCTGTACAAGTCGCGTAACCTGGTGTCGATCCGCCTGCTGCAGGCCATGGGCGTGGACCGCACCATCGACTACATTGCCAAGTTCGGCTTCAACAAACAGGACCTGCCGCGCAACCTGTCGCTGGCCCTGGGCACCGCTACGCTGACCCCGATGGAAATCGCCACCGGTTGGAGCACCTTCGCCAACGGCGGCTACAAGGTTACCCCGTACCTGATCGAGCGCATCGAGAGCCGCAACGGCGAGACCCTGTTCACCGCCAACCCGGCCCGGGTACCGCAAGGCGCAGAGGACCACGCTGGCCTGGCGGCGCCCGAACAACCGATCAGTACCGCAGCCATGCCGGGTGAAACGCCTGCCTCCAGCCAGGTGACACCTGCAGCACCGCAGGCGCCAGCCGTGGCCGAACAGATCATCGACGGGCGTACCACCTACATCCTTACCAGCATGCTGCAGGATGTGATCAAGCGCGGCACCGGCCGCCGGGCGCTGGCCCTGGGCCGTACCGACCTGGCCGGCAAGACCGGTACCACCAACGAGTCCAAGGACGCCTGGTTCTCCGGCTACAACGCCGACTACGTGACCACCGTGTGGGTCGGCTTCGACCAGCCGGAAACCCTTGGTCGTCGCGAATACGGCGGCACGGCGGCTCTCCCGATCTGGATGAGCTTCATGGGGGCGGCACTGAAGGACAAGCCTGAACATCCACCTGCGGAGCCGGAGGGCATCCTCAGCCTGCGCGTCGATCCGGTCAGCGGCCGGGCCGCCTCGCCAAGCACGCCGAATGCCTATTTCGAGCTGTTCAAGGCCGAGGACTCGCCGCCTTCGGTGGACGAACTGGGCACCGGAGCGGCGCCGGGCAGCCCGCTGCCAGCGGATGAAGCGGCACCGATGGATCTGTTCTGA
- a CDS encoding primosomal protein N', translating into MSDVILRLALPSPLRRLFDYKAPASMARQALTPGMRIRVPFGRREMIGVLVEVCEHSEVPADKLKPASALLDPVSPIPPSLFRLCLWTAQYYQHSLGDTLSWALPTLLRQGEPAEMRQERFWHVAPGARLEDPRIARAPRQRDALKTLAQHPHGVAHSLLAKLNLNKDSLDLLLAKELVQIEVRRHLPALRHEHWLAQPELPLNEEQREAFDAVREGFGGFAAFLLAGVTGSGKTEVYLQLIRETLEAGKQALVLIPEINLGPQTLARFEQRFNARIALLHSAVNDRERLDAWLAARDGEADIIIGTRSALFTPMKNPGLIIIDEEHDGSYKQQEGLRYHARDLALVRAHQENIPILLGSATPSLETLHNALNGRYRLLRMNQRAGGARPPRMLRLDVKSLPLDSGISGPLQQAIRQTLEAGQQVLVFLNRRGFAPTLLCHDCGWLSECPRCDARMTVHQRSGVLRCHHCGYDERLPQQCPQCNHVDLRPVGAGTERAEERLKVLFPDYPILRVDRDSTARKDAMHNLFSTIQRGQPSILVGTQMLAKGHHFPRVTLVAILDADGGLFSGDFRASERMAQLIVQVAGRAGRAEEPGKVIIQTHLADHPLLVQLTEQGYFAFAEQALQERRAAGLPPYSHLALLRAEAHRPGQAESFLDEACAAAERLVAEQGLAGIELLGPVPAPMERRAGRFRAQLLIQANTRAPLHRLISAWLLVLEQMPSGRQVRWSLDVDPVDLY; encoded by the coding sequence GTGTCCGACGTCATCCTGCGCCTTGCCCTGCCCTCTCCGCTGCGCCGCCTGTTCGACTACAAGGCACCGGCGAGCATGGCGCGCCAGGCCCTGACCCCGGGCATGCGTATCCGCGTGCCATTCGGCCGCCGCGAAATGATCGGCGTACTGGTAGAGGTCTGCGAGCACAGCGAGGTGCCGGCAGACAAGCTGAAACCGGCCAGCGCCCTGCTCGACCCGGTGTCACCGATCCCGCCGTCGCTGTTCAGGCTGTGCCTGTGGACCGCCCAGTACTACCAGCACAGCCTGGGCGACACCCTGAGCTGGGCCCTGCCAACGCTGCTGCGCCAGGGCGAACCGGCCGAGATGCGCCAGGAACGCTTCTGGCATGTCGCCCCCGGTGCGCGCCTGGAAGACCCGCGCATCGCCCGTGCCCCACGCCAGCGCGACGCCCTCAAGACCCTGGCCCAGCACCCGCACGGCGTGGCCCACAGCCTGCTGGCCAAACTCAACCTGAACAAGGACAGCCTCGACCTGCTGCTAGCCAAGGAGCTGGTGCAGATCGAGGTGCGCCGCCACCTGCCGGCGTTGCGCCACGAACACTGGCTGGCGCAACCTGAGCTACCGCTCAACGAAGAGCAACGCGAGGCCTTTGATGCCGTGCGCGAAGGCTTCGGCGGCTTCGCGGCGTTCCTGCTGGCTGGCGTGACCGGCAGTGGCAAGACCGAGGTCTACCTGCAATTGATCCGGGAGACCCTGGAAGCCGGCAAACAGGCACTGGTGCTGATTCCGGAGATCAACCTCGGCCCGCAGACCCTGGCGCGCTTCGAGCAGCGTTTCAACGCCCGCATCGCCCTGCTGCATTCGGCGGTGAACGACCGCGAGCGCCTGGACGCCTGGCTGGCGGCACGGGACGGTGAAGCGGACATCATCATCGGTACCCGCTCGGCGTTGTTCACGCCGATGAAAAACCCCGGCCTGATCATCATCGACGAAGAACATGACGGCTCCTATAAACAGCAGGAAGGCCTGCGCTACCACGCCCGCGACCTGGCGCTGGTGCGCGCCCACCAGGAAAACATCCCCATCCTGCTCGGCTCGGCCACGCCGTCGCTGGAAACCCTGCACAACGCCCTCAACGGGCGCTACCGCCTGTTACGCATGAACCAGCGCGCCGGCGGCGCACGCCCACCGCGCATGCTGCGCCTGGACGTGAAGAGCCTGCCGCTGGACAGTGGCATCAGCGGCCCGTTGCAGCAGGCCATCCGGCAGACACTGGAGGCGGGCCAGCAGGTGCTGGTGTTCCTCAATCGCCGCGGCTTCGCTCCGACCTTGCTGTGCCACGACTGCGGCTGGCTGTCGGAATGCCCGCGCTGCGACGCGCGCATGACCGTACACCAGCGCTCCGGCGTGCTGCGCTGCCACCATTGCGGTTATGACGAACGCCTGCCGCAGCAGTGCCCACAATGCAACCACGTCGACCTGCGCCCGGTCGGCGCCGGCACCGAACGGGCCGAAGAGCGCCTCAAGGTGCTGTTCCCGGATTACCCGATCCTGCGCGTGGACCGCGACAGCACGGCGCGCAAGGACGCCATGCACAACCTCTTCAGCACCATCCAGCGCGGCCAGCCGAGCATCCTTGTCGGCACGCAGATGCTCGCCAAGGGCCACCACTTCCCACGGGTGACCCTGGTGGCCATCCTGGATGCCGATGGCGGGCTGTTCTCCGGCGATTTCCGCGCCAGCGAGCGCATGGCACAGCTGATCGTGCAGGTGGCCGGGCGTGCCGGGCGTGCCGAAGAGCCTGGCAAGGTCATCATCCAGACCCACCTGGCCGACCATCCCCTGCTGGTGCAACTGACCGAACAGGGCTACTTCGCGTTTGCCGAGCAGGCCCTGCAAGAGCGCCGGGCGGCAGGGCTACCGCCCTATTCGCACCTGGCGCTGCTGCGCGCCGAAGCGCACCGGCCCGGGCAGGCCGAAAGTTTCCTCGACGAGGCCTGCGCCGCCGCCGAGCGCCTGGTAGCCGAGCAGGGCCTGGCAGGCATCGAGCTGCTGGGGCCGGTGCCGGCCCCGATGGAGCGGCGGGCCGGGCGGTTCCGCGCGCAACTGTTGATACAGGCCAATACCCGCGCGCCTTTGCATCGACTGATCAGCGCCTGGTTGCTAGTGTTGGAGCAGATGCCGAGCGGGCGCCAGGTGCGCTGGTCTCTGGATGTCGACCCGGTAGACCTGTACTGA
- a CDS encoding malic enzyme-like NAD(P)-binding protein, producing MSDLKTAALEYHAQPRPGKLSVELSKPTATARDLALAYSPGVAEPVREIGRDPELAYKYTGKGNLVAVISDGTAILGLGDLGPLASKPVMEGKGVLFKRFAGIDVFDIEVESESPQAFIDTVRRISITFGGINLEDIKAPECFEIERTLIEQCDIPVFHDDQHGTAIVTAAGMINALEIAGKKLEDAKIVCLGAGAAAISCMKLLVSMGAKVENIYMIDRSGVIHAGRDDLNQYKAQFAHATDKRTLADALDGADVFVGLSGPNLLSAEGLKSMAANPIVFACSNPDPEISPELAHATRSDVIMATGRSDYPNQVNNVLGFPFIFRGALDVRAKRINEEMKIAAAIALKDLAKLPVPKEVCEAYGVEGLEFGREYIIPKPLDARLIPVVSDAVAKAAIESGVATLPYPKHYPLTSVDDVFNG from the coding sequence ATGTCAGACCTGAAAACCGCCGCTCTCGAATATCACGCCCAACCTCGTCCGGGGAAACTGAGCGTCGAACTCTCCAAGCCCACTGCCACCGCCCGTGACCTCGCCCTGGCCTACAGCCCAGGTGTTGCAGAGCCCGTACGTGAAATTGGCCGTGACCCGGAGCTGGCTTACAAATACACCGGCAAGGGCAACCTGGTTGCGGTGATTTCCGATGGCACCGCCATCCTCGGTCTGGGCGACCTCGGCCCGCTGGCCTCCAAGCCGGTCATGGAAGGTAAAGGCGTACTGTTCAAGCGTTTCGCCGGTATCGATGTGTTCGACATCGAAGTGGAATCGGAAAGCCCGCAGGCATTCATCGACACCGTTCGCCGTATCTCGATCACCTTCGGTGGTATCAACCTCGAAGACATCAAGGCCCCTGAGTGCTTCGAAATCGAGCGCACCCTGATCGAACAGTGCGACATTCCGGTGTTCCACGATGACCAGCACGGTACCGCCATCGTCACCGCGGCCGGCATGATCAACGCCCTGGAAATCGCCGGCAAGAAGCTGGAAGACGCCAAGATCGTCTGCCTGGGTGCCGGTGCTGCTGCCATCTCCTGCATGAAGCTGCTGGTAAGCATGGGTGCCAAGGTCGAGAACATCTACATGATCGACCGCAGCGGCGTGATCCACGCTGGCCGCGACGACCTGAACCAGTACAAGGCGCAGTTCGCCCACGCGACCGACAAGCGTACCCTGGCTGACGCTCTGGACGGTGCCGACGTGTTCGTAGGCCTGTCGGGCCCGAACCTGCTGAGCGCCGAAGGCCTGAAGTCGATGGCTGCCAACCCGATCGTGTTCGCCTGCTCGAACCCGGACCCGGAAATCTCCCCGGAGCTGGCACACGCCACCCGCAGCGACGTGATCATGGCTACCGGCCGTTCCGACTACCCGAACCAGGTCAACAACGTACTGGGCTTCCCGTTCATCTTCCGCGGTGCTCTGGACGTGCGCGCCAAGCGCATCAACGAAGAAATGAAGATCGCTGCCGCCATCGCCCTGAAGGACCTGGCCAAGCTGCCAGTACCGAAGGAAGTCTGCGAAGCCTACGGCGTCGAAGGCCTGGAGTTCGGCCGTGAGTACATCATTCCGAAACCGCTGGACGCCCGCCTGATCCCCGTCGTCTCCGACGCCGTGGCCAAGGCTGCCATCGAATCCGGTGTAGCGACCCTGCCGTATCCGAAGCACTATCCGCTGACCAGTGTGGATGATGTGTTCAACGGCTGA
- a CDS encoding SPOR domain-containing protein has translation MAAKKKPAPKRGASRQTAPAKQPIPGWVWLAVGLTVGAFIVFLMKLEPGGEDIKRAKPEQQKSEKVAEAGKATQATPQQPVKPKYDFYTLLPETEVIVPPEAVPEKTPPVPAQPVTPVTPAEAAKIDTARAQAALMGQTPPPAPPVIKPAATTQFFLQAGSFRKQADADKVRAQIILLGQAVKVESGTVKDETWYRVMVGPFSNREQLTGAQKQLAGAGFSNLLLQQRQTRQ, from the coding sequence TTGGCTGCCAAGAAAAAACCTGCCCCAAAACGCGGCGCCAGCCGCCAGACGGCACCGGCCAAGCAGCCGATCCCCGGCTGGGTGTGGCTGGCGGTCGGCCTGACCGTAGGCGCGTTCATCGTGTTCCTGATGAAGCTCGAGCCTGGTGGCGAAGACATCAAGCGGGCCAAGCCCGAGCAGCAGAAGTCAGAGAAAGTGGCCGAGGCCGGCAAGGCGACGCAGGCCACGCCGCAGCAGCCGGTGAAACCGAAGTATGACTTCTATACCCTGCTGCCGGAGACCGAGGTGATCGTGCCGCCGGAAGCCGTACCCGAGAAAACACCGCCCGTCCCGGCCCAGCCGGTGACACCGGTGACACCTGCCGAAGCGGCAAAGATTGACACGGCGCGAGCCCAGGCGGCGTTGATGGGCCAGACCCCGCCACCGGCACCACCGGTGATCAAGCCGGCGGCAACCACCCAGTTCTTCCTGCAGGCCGGCTCGTTCCGCAAGCAGGCTGACGCCGACAAGGTACGCGCGCAGATCATCCTGCTGGGCCAGGCGGTGAAGGTGGAATCTGGCACGGTCAAGGATGAAACCTGGTACCGCGTCATGGTCGGCCCGTTCAGTAACCGCGAACAGCTGACCGGGGCGCAGAAGCAGCTGGCCGGGGCCGGTTTCAGCAACCTGTTGCTGCAACAGCGGCAGACTCGCCAGTAA
- the rpmE gene encoding 50S ribosomal protein L31, translated as MKADIHPNYEVVAVTCSCGNKFETRSTLGSTLAIDVCNLCHPFYTGKQKVLDTGGRVQKFADRFGMFGTKK; from the coding sequence ATGAAAGCAGATATTCATCCGAACTACGAAGTAGTTGCAGTCACCTGCAGCTGCGGCAACAAGTTCGAAACTCGTTCGACCCTGGGCAGCACCCTGGCGATCGACGTTTGCAACCTGTGCCACCCGTTCTACACCGGTAAGCAGAAAGTCCTGGACACCGGTGGTCGCGTACAGAAGTTCGCCGATCGCTTCGGTATGTTCGGTACCAAGAAGTAA
- a CDS encoding TM2 domain-containing protein: MNSYQQGAPFHDTHSKTIGYLLWIFGFTGSHRFYYGKPVTGTIWFLTLGLLGIGWLIDLFLIPSMDREADLRFQSGRIDYNIAWILLTFLGVFGLHRLYQGKWVTAIIYFFTGGLCLVGVLYDFWTLNSQVSERNAGRA; encoded by the coding sequence ATGAACAGTTATCAACAGGGAGCGCCGTTTCACGATACCCACAGCAAGACCATTGGCTACCTGTTGTGGATTTTCGGCTTCACCGGGTCGCATCGCTTCTACTACGGCAAGCCCGTTACCGGCACCATCTGGTTCCTGACCCTGGGCCTGCTGGGCATCGGCTGGTTGATCGACCTGTTCCTGATCCCGTCCATGGACCGTGAAGCCGACTTGAGGTTCCAGTCCGGGCGCATCGACTACAACATCGCCTGGATTCTGCTGACCTTCCTCGGAGTGTTCGGCCTGCACCGGTTGTACCAGGGCAAGTGGGTGACCGCGATCATCTACTTCTTCACCGGCGGGCTCTGCCTGGTGGGCGTGCTGTACGACTTCTGGACCTTGAACAGCCAGGTGTCCGAGCGGAATGCGGGACGGGCTTGA